A portion of the Nitrospirota bacterium genome contains these proteins:
- a CDS encoding sigma 54-interacting transcriptional regulator, which yields MIQSLAIENRILSAFLEVSKVLNSSFELEKNLSRTMRVLGDFLEMERGSVFLLDQNSKELRIVAAHGLTKEQIERGKYKIGEGVVGRVLEKGSPMVIPNVGNEPMFLNRTGSRIGKDGISFLCVPIKFKGESIGVLSVDRIFKDKNVNIYEDIRVLEILASIIGQYIILWKHYRDSERERENLKLELKGKYSLPNIIGNSDKMQEIFASVHRVADSKATVILYGESGTGKELIAKAIHYMSPRANCPFIKFNCASIPEGLLESELFGHEKGAFTGAISVRKGKFELAHTGTILLDEIGDLPLNLQPKILRVLQEREFERVGGEKTIKVDVRLIAATSRNLEELVSKNKFREDLFYRLNVVPISMPSLKERKEDISLLVEFFLNRYNRENSKNISISPEALRVLIEYDWPGNVRELENTIERLVVMSDGNIIKPSYLPINLKLPSREKILPRESLKAGIEDIEKNSILEALEKCGWVQAKAARMIGLTPRQIGYKIKKYGLEETGKG from the coding sequence ATGATCCAGTCACTTGCAATAGAGAATAGAATCCTTTCTGCCTTTCTTGAAGTAAGCAAGGTTCTTAATTCTTCTTTTGAGCTTGAAAAAAACCTCTCGCGCACAATGCGCGTTCTTGGTGATTTTCTTGAGATGGAAAGAGGGTCTGTCTTCTTGCTCGACCAGAACTCAAAAGAACTGAGAATCGTTGCAGCACATGGGCTGACAAAAGAGCAGATTGAACGTGGTAAATACAAAATTGGAGAAGGAGTTGTTGGGAGGGTTCTCGAAAAGGGTTCTCCTATGGTTATACCAAATGTAGGAAATGAGCCAATGTTTCTCAATAGGACAGGCTCGCGTATCGGTAAAGATGGCATCTCCTTTCTCTGTGTACCAATAAAATTTAAAGGAGAATCAATAGGTGTATTAAGTGTTGACAGAATCTTTAAGGATAAAAATGTAAATATTTATGAAGATATCAGAGTGCTTGAGATTTTAGCGTCAATAATTGGACAGTATATTATATTATGGAAACATTATCGTGATTCTGAGCGGGAGAGAGAAAACCTTAAGCTCGAACTCAAAGGCAAATACAGTCTTCCTAATATTATAGGAAATTCAGACAAGATGCAGGAAATTTTCGCATCTGTTCACCGTGTGGCAGATTCAAAAGCAACTGTAATTCTATATGGTGAAAGCGGCACTGGTAAAGAGCTAATTGCAAAAGCTATTCATTATATGAGCCCTCGGGCGAATTGCCCTTTTATAAAATTTAATTGTGCCTCTATCCCCGAAGGTCTTCTTGAATCCGAACTTTTTGGTCATGAAAAAGGCGCTTTCACCGGTGCAATTTCTGTAAGAAAAGGTAAATTTGAACTTGCCCATACTGGTACTATTTTACTTGATGAGATTGGTGATCTGCCGCTGAATCTTCAACCCAAGATACTGCGCGTTCTTCAGGAGAGAGAATTTGAGCGTGTTGGTGGAGAGAAAACTATCAAGGTCGATGTTAGACTAATTGCTGCAACAAGTAGAAATCTTGAAGAACTCGTTTCTAAAAACAAATTCAGGGAAGATCTATTTTACAGGCTTAATGTTGTGCCAATATCCATGCCTTCTCTTAAAGAAAGAAAAGAGGACATCAGTCTTCTGGTAGAATTCTTCCTGAATCGATACAACAGGGAGAATAGCAAGAACATCTCCATATCACCTGAAGCCCTCAGAGTATTGATTGAGTATGACTGGCCTGGAAATGTCAGAGAACTCGAAAATACCATTGAAAGGCTTGTTGTCATGTCCGATGGCAACATTATCAAACCATCCTATTTGCCAATCAACCTTAAACTTCCTTCTCGTGAAAAGATTTTACCGAGGGAATCTCTCAAGGCAGGGATAGAAGATATTGAGAAGAACAGTATCCTTGAGGCACTCGAAAAATGCGGTTGGGTTCAAGCAAAAGCAGCGCGTATGATCGGCCTTACCCCCCGTCAAATAGGTTATAAGATAAAAAAATACGGCTTAGAGGAAACAGGAAAAGGTTAA
- a CDS encoding FAD-dependent oxidoreductase, which yields MRAKNSKKLKAKSNTPPNPPLSKGGYVLRKGKTSLPSVAQTKAITIYGRINGHRVSSRILEEQIQQAVRDGARELHIIADGQHGIGGRIWPRNEIIKIIVEGPVGQRLGSMGMFGTEIIVKGSVSDDVGWINCGAKITVLGDVTNGAFNAAAQGILYVQGSGGARCDTMTKHNPRFDPPQSWYFRNVGDSFAEFKAGGIAVVCGVDSRNPSNILGYRPCVGMVGGTIYFRGPIQEYSERDVRLLDLTPQDWEWLKTNIKPFLESIDRISYYEELTNSQDEWKKLIAYTPQEKRSRRWFKMSITDFRKNYWEKEVGQGGIFAPYIEHDMTLLPYITTGKDRRNKPVWANEKYLPPCAYNCPTHIPSHKRAALIRQGKLHEALELVLQYSPLPATVCGQICPNLCMQSCTRGQIDKPLGIDRLGRLAIDLPAPKKAEPTGHTIAVIGGGPSGLSAAWQLALKGHTVNIYESTDKLGGKIELCIPRERLPQEVLQKELSRFKEIGVNIYLNEKINQEKFEEIYKNHEIVVVACGAHKPRLIPFPGSEHVVTAYDFLRNANIGSLPDLNGKKIVIIGAGNVGMDVASQAYNCGATSVIAVDIQKPAAFGKEMETAVAKGTQIIWPKFTERYDNNEKKLYFKDGSSLDADLVIMSVGDVPILDFLPPSIHTEKGWIAVNEIGQTSDVKVFAIGDATRLGLVTHAIGQGRIAAESIHYQLMHAPRWPETKQVIPYERIKTVYYEAEHRIQSHPPTLPHRGGKTREGVEVWALESELCKIDADKCMSCGTCRDCHMCEYACYWGAISRVEHEDGSYEYIVDDEKCIGCGFCAGICPCGVWEMVENI from the coding sequence ATGCGTGCTAAAAATAGTAAAAAGTTAAAAGCGAAAAGCAATACTCCCCCTAATCCCCCCCTTAGTAAGGGGGGGTATGTCCTCAGGAAGGGTAAAACCTCCCTTCCCTCTGTAGCACAAACTAAAGCCATTACCATATATGGTCGTATTAACGGCCACAGGGTTTCGTCCCGTATTCTCGAAGAACAAATACAGCAGGCAGTTCGTGATGGTGCGAGAGAATTGCATATTATAGCTGATGGGCAGCATGGAATAGGCGGGAGGATATGGCCAAGAAATGAAATAATAAAAATAATTGTCGAAGGACCTGTAGGCCAAAGGCTTGGGAGTATGGGCATGTTTGGGACAGAAATAATTGTAAAAGGAAGCGTCTCTGACGATGTAGGATGGATCAACTGCGGAGCTAAAATAACGGTTTTAGGTGATGTAACAAATGGTGCATTCAATGCAGCAGCTCAGGGTATCCTATACGTTCAGGGCAGCGGAGGTGCAAGGTGTGACACAATGACCAAGCACAATCCAAGATTTGATCCACCGCAGTCATGGTATTTCAGAAATGTTGGGGATTCATTTGCAGAATTCAAGGCAGGAGGCATCGCAGTCGTTTGTGGTGTAGATTCAAGAAACCCATCGAATATACTGGGGTATCGTCCATGCGTTGGAATGGTTGGAGGAACAATATATTTCAGGGGTCCTATACAGGAATACAGTGAAAGGGATGTCAGACTTCTCGATCTTACACCACAGGACTGGGAATGGTTAAAAACTAATATTAAACCATTCCTCGAATCCATTGATAGGATTTCATATTATGAGGAGCTTACAAATTCACAGGATGAATGGAAAAAATTAATTGCATATACGCCTCAGGAAAAAAGATCGCGAAGATGGTTCAAGATGTCTATTACAGATTTCAGAAAAAATTACTGGGAGAAAGAAGTTGGGCAGGGTGGTATATTTGCTCCTTATATAGAGCATGATATGACTTTATTACCATATATTACTACCGGAAAAGATAGAAGGAATAAACCTGTATGGGCAAATGAGAAGTATTTACCTCCATGTGCTTACAATTGTCCAACACATATTCCTTCACATAAAAGGGCTGCTCTGATCAGGCAGGGAAAACTTCATGAGGCGCTGGAATTGGTTTTACAATATAGTCCTTTGCCAGCAACAGTATGCGGCCAGATATGTCCAAATCTCTGTATGCAGAGTTGCACAAGGGGACAGATTGATAAACCATTAGGAATTGATAGACTCGGCAGGCTTGCTATTGATTTACCAGCCCCGAAAAAGGCTGAACCGACTGGACATACAATAGCAGTCATCGGTGGAGGGCCATCAGGTCTGAGTGCAGCATGGCAGCTTGCTCTTAAAGGACATACTGTTAACATATATGAATCTACAGACAAACTCGGGGGCAAAATCGAATTATGCATTCCAAGAGAACGCCTTCCACAAGAGGTGCTTCAGAAAGAGTTATCGAGGTTCAAGGAGATTGGTGTTAATATTTATTTGAATGAGAAAATCAATCAAGAAAAATTTGAAGAGATTTATAAAAATCATGAGATTGTTGTTGTTGCATGTGGTGCTCATAAACCGAGGCTCATACCTTTTCCGGGGTCCGAGCATGTTGTTACAGCATACGATTTTCTCAGGAATGCAAATATCGGTTCATTGCCTGATCTTAATGGTAAAAAGATCGTTATCATAGGGGCAGGTAATGTTGGAATGGATGTTGCCTCACAGGCATATAATTGTGGTGCGACATCTGTAATCGCTGTTGATATCCAGAAACCCGCAGCATTCGGGAAAGAGATGGAGACAGCAGTAGCAAAAGGGACTCAGATAATCTGGCCCAAATTTACTGAAAGATATGATAATAATGAGAAGAAATTGTATTTCAAAGATGGCTCATCACTTGATGCAGATCTTGTAATAATGTCTGTCGGTGATGTTCCTATTCTTGATTTTCTTCCTCCTTCAATACATACAGAAAAAGGATGGATTGCTGTCAATGAAATTGGACAGACATCAGATGTTAAAGTATTTGCCATCGGAGATGCTACACGACTTGGACTCGTAACACATGCTATAGGCCAGGGCAGGATTGCAGCAGAATCGATACATTATCAACTCATGCATGCTCCAAGATGGCCAGAGACTAAACAGGTTATTCCTTATGAACGCATAAAAACGGTCTATTATGAAGCAGAACACAGAATACAGTCTCATCCACCCACCCTTCCCCATCGAGGGGGAAAGACAAGGGAGGGGGTGGAGGTCTGGGCCCTCGAATCTGAACTCTGTAAGATTGATGCAGATAAATGCATGTCCTGTGGAACATGCCGTGATTGCCATATGTGCGAGTATGCATGCTACTGGGGAGCAATAAGCAGGGTTGAACATGAAGATGGTTCTTATGAGTATATTGTTGATGATGAAAAATGTATTGGTTGTGGTTTCTGTGCTGGCATCTGTCCATGTGGAGTCTGGGAGATGGTAGAAAATATATGA
- a CDS encoding 4Fe-4S binding protein — translation MEPATKLDYNHQLSLKELPYIIRWRDDRCTRCGRCTAVCPVKAIEPSVKLQRTVTSEGHIPTPLAVRRIVHVIEQVTDIDRYCTGCGACTLVCPNDAIEPEYNPQNKFLLYKNKGGEGYKRGGRRNDPSISTLDRLKFTRISMLTDPALDAGRHEFRVRTLLGRILPPEELPLISVNGKLSVDKDKGKFIPPVREIFPIMIGSMSVGALSPPMWEGLAMGVAYLNEVEGLPVVMATGEGGVPPRLLKSRFLKYFILQIASGYFGWDEIIHTIPEMVEDPAAIEIKYGQGAKPGDGGLLMAQKVLKLIASIRGVPQFVDLASPPTHQTKYSIEEAVAKMIQSMSMAWGFRVPVYPKISGTKTARAVLNNLARNPYASALSIDGEDGGTGAAYNVSMDKMGHPIASNIRECYLDLVKQGKQNELPLIAAGGIAKKGNLAANAAALIMLGASIVSVGKYIMQATANCFGDEYNRCNLCNTGKCPRGITTQDPKLYRRLDSDKVAERVVEVFKAANVELKKIFAPMGRSTELPIGMSDGLSVDDKAMAERLEISYAC, via the coding sequence ATGGAACCAGCTACAAAATTAGATTATAACCATCAGCTTTCTTTAAAAGAACTCCCTTATATAATTCGGTGGAGGGATGACAGATGCACACGTTGTGGAAGATGCACTGCAGTATGCCCTGTGAAAGCAATTGAACCATCTGTAAAGCTCCAGAGGACTGTTACATCTGAGGGACATATACCAACACCATTAGCGGTTAGGAGGATTGTTCATGTAATTGAACAGGTAACAGATATTGACAGGTACTGCACAGGATGCGGTGCATGCACTCTTGTATGCCCAAATGATGCAATTGAACCTGAATATAATCCTCAAAATAAATTCTTGCTTTATAAAAATAAAGGCGGTGAAGGATATAAAAGAGGCGGACGTAGAAATGACCCATCAATTTCGACACTTGACAGGCTCAAGTTCACAAGGATCTCAATGCTTACAGATCCAGCCCTTGATGCTGGAAGACATGAGTTTCGTGTCAGGACATTATTAGGTAGAATATTACCTCCTGAGGAACTACCACTTATATCAGTAAACGGAAAACTTTCGGTTGATAAAGATAAGGGTAAATTTATTCCACCTGTAAGAGAAATTTTTCCAATTATGATTGGTAGCATGTCAGTTGGTGCACTTTCGCCTCCTATGTGGGAAGGTCTTGCTATGGGGGTTGCGTATCTAAACGAAGTGGAAGGTCTCCCTGTTGTTATGGCAACCGGTGAAGGTGGGGTACCACCGAGACTTCTAAAATCCAGATTTCTTAAATATTTCATTCTGCAGATTGCTTCAGGATATTTCGGATGGGATGAGATTATCCATACAATTCCTGAAATGGTTGAGGATCCAGCAGCTATCGAAATTAAATATGGCCAAGGTGCAAAGCCAGGAGATGGTGGATTATTAATGGCACAGAAGGTTCTCAAACTAATTGCAAGTATTCGTGGTGTACCTCAATTTGTTGATCTTGCATCACCACCAACTCATCAGACAAAGTATTCGATTGAAGAGGCGGTTGCAAAAATGATCCAGTCTATGTCTATGGCATGGGGTTTCCGTGTCCCTGTTTACCCGAAAATATCAGGGACAAAGACAGCTCGTGCAGTTCTTAATAACCTTGCAAGAAATCCATATGCTTCTGCACTATCGATCGATGGTGAAGATGGAGGGACTGGTGCTGCTTATAACGTTTCGATGGATAAGATGGGACATCCAATAGCCTCTAATATCAGGGAATGTTATCTCGACCTCGTGAAACAGGGAAAACAGAATGAATTGCCTTTAATCGCTGCTGGTGGTATTGCAAAGAAAGGAAATCTTGCAGCAAATGCAGCAGCTTTAATTATGCTTGGGGCATCAATAGTTTCAGTAGGAAAATATATAATGCAAGCTACAGCGAACTGTTTCGGTGATGAATACAACCGTTGTAACCTTTGCAATACAGGTAAATGCCCGAGAGGGATAACAACACAGGACCCTAAACTTTACAGAAGGCTTGATTCTGACAAGGTTGCTGAAAGGGTGGTTGAAGTATTCAAAGCAGCTAACGTTGAACTGAAAAAAATCTTTGCGCCCATGGGAAGAAGCACAGAACTTCCTATAGGCATGTCTGATGGTTTGAGTGTAGACGACAAGGCTATGGCAGAAAGACTGGAGATAAGCTATGCGTGCTAA
- a CDS encoding glutamate synthase, translating into MCRLAAITSKEYFSPIENILALETMKEGHDGSGLGITLKDLGGEFKDLKGYPILSGICSKEGAKILDDYMDKSGFKLIHVWTPKIRHVKGIISHDHYFARVYDYPSSIKHNHLHEKEDLLVNVRLTLRKMGESNQSIFAFSFYPDVITLKEVGDPLQLAEFFGLDRENLKAKIIFAQGRQNTNYAIYLYACHPFFIQGYCSMTNGENTAFVPIREFLMSRGFPGYIGYNSDSEVFTHILHYTVRQLRLPLTYYKDIITPLKENEIETRTDSDVLRLIKQSLRPLCIDGPNVVIGFTPDGTCFMVHDAKKLRPGVVGGIKGKYALMSEECGLDSAIPKRDKSKDIFPMKYDMVIVGPQAEEVRVWNQLQN; encoded by the coding sequence ATGTGCAGATTAGCAGCTATTACATCAAAAGAATATTTTTCACCAATAGAAAATATTCTTGCACTCGAAACAATGAAAGAAGGACACGATGGCTCAGGGCTTGGTATTACGCTCAAAGACCTGGGCGGAGAATTCAAAGATTTAAAGGGTTATCCAATTCTTTCAGGAATTTGTTCTAAGGAGGGGGCCAAGATCCTTGATGATTACATGGACAAATCAGGTTTCAAATTAATTCATGTATGGACTCCTAAGATAAGGCATGTAAAAGGAATTATTTCTCATGATCATTATTTTGCCAGAGTTTATGATTATCCAAGTTCAATCAAACATAATCACTTACACGAAAAAGAAGATCTTCTGGTTAATGTAAGACTAACACTCAGAAAGATGGGAGAATCTAATCAATCGATATTTGCGTTCTCTTTTTATCCTGACGTTATTACATTAAAAGAAGTTGGAGATCCGCTTCAGCTTGCTGAGTTTTTTGGTCTTGACAGAGAAAATCTAAAAGCAAAGATTATTTTTGCTCAGGGCAGGCAGAATACAAATTATGCAATATACCTATACGCATGCCATCCTTTCTTCATTCAGGGATATTGCTCTATGACAAACGGTGAGAATACTGCTTTTGTTCCTATACGAGAATTTTTAATGAGCAGAGGGTTTCCTGGCTATATCGGCTATAACAGTGATAGTGAAGTATTTACTCATATTCTCCACTATACTGTCAGACAACTCAGGTTGCCCTTGACCTACTATAAAGATATTATAACACCATTGAAAGAAAACGAAATAGAGACAAGAACTGACAGCGATGTTCTTAGACTGATTAAACAATCATTAAGACCACTTTGCATTGATGGACCTAATGTTGTTATTGGCTTTACTCCTGACGGAACATGTTTCATGGTACACGATGCAAAGAAACTTCGCCCTGGAGTTGTAGGCGGTATAAAAGGCAAATATGCATTAATGTCTGAGGAATGCGGGCTTGATAGTGCCATCCCGAAGAGAGATAAATCGAAGGATATTTTTCCTATGAAATACGATATGGTTATTGTAGGTCCTCAGGCAGAGGAGGTAAGAGTATGGAACCAGCTACAAAATTAG
- a CDS encoding radical SAM protein: MAECLVCGKSSNLISKALNVCLECIRLESSKASLYIEKAHSESRKLFGLPPKPPSDPNGIRCNLCVNECRIPEGGISYCGLRTNINGKLFGISQDEGKFSWYYDPLPTNCVADWICAGGCGTGYPEFAYSKGPEYGYKNLAVFFQSCSIDCLFCQNWHFREETLTSPKRYIQELVDVVNKKTSCICYFGGDPTPQLPFALKASHFALKQKKNRILRICWETNGTMNRDLLNEMIEISLKSGGCIKFDLKSWNEILNIALTGVTNKRTIENFSIIAKRIRERPEPPLLVASTLLVPGYIDEEEIRNISTFIASHDKNIPYSLLGFYPHFYMSDLPLTSKDFAFRCKEIAEDAGLKRVKVGNIHLLR, encoded by the coding sequence ATGGCAGAGTGCTTAGTCTGTGGAAAGTCCTCTAATTTGATCTCAAAAGCTCTGAATGTATGCCTTGAATGCATCCGCCTTGAATCGTCCAAGGCATCCTTATATATTGAAAAGGCGCATTCAGAAAGTAGAAAGCTATTTGGCCTTCCACCAAAACCTCCCAGTGATCCAAATGGAATTCGATGCAATTTATGCGTAAACGAATGCAGGATACCTGAAGGTGGCATAAGTTATTGCGGTCTCAGGACAAATATTAATGGAAAACTTTTCGGAATTTCTCAGGATGAGGGTAAATTTTCATGGTACTACGATCCACTGCCGACAAACTGTGTTGCTGACTGGATTTGTGCCGGAGGATGTGGAACAGGATATCCTGAATTTGCTTATTCGAAAGGACCTGAATACGGATACAAAAACCTGGCAGTTTTCTTTCAGTCATGTTCTATTGACTGCCTTTTCTGTCAGAACTGGCATTTCAGGGAAGAGACTTTAACATCCCCTAAAAGATACATACAGGAGCTTGTCGATGTAGTGAACAAAAAAACCTCATGCATATGCTACTTTGGGGGAGACCCTACCCCTCAACTGCCATTTGCATTAAAGGCGTCACATTTTGCACTAAAACAAAAGAAAAACAGGATTCTCAGAATATGCTGGGAAACAAATGGAACAATGAACAGAGATCTACTTAATGAGATGATAGAAATATCCCTTAAATCTGGCGGATGTATCAAATTTGACCTGAAATCATGGAATGAGATTCTGAATATCGCATTAACAGGAGTCACAAATAAAAGAACTATTGAAAATTTTTCAATTATTGCTAAAAGAATCCGTGAACGTCCTGAACCGCCACTCCTTGTAGCAAGCACCCTCCTTGTTCCAGGATATATTGACGAAGAAGAAATCAGAAATATATCAACATTTATAGCATCTCACGATAAAAACATACCATACTCCCTTCTTGGATTTTATCCGCACTTCTACATGTCCGACCTACCTCTTACATCTAAAGACTTTGCATTCAGATGTAAGGAAATCGCAGAAGATGCAGGGCTTAAAAGGGTAAAGGTCGGGAATATTCACCTTTTAAGATAA
- a CDS encoding 4Fe-4S binding protein, whose translation MKRKIIKINEELCDGCGNCVSTCAEGAIEIVNGKAKLVKEDFCDGFGDCIGKCPTGALIIEEREAKPFDIDATKEYLYKTKGIEAVWRMEEAQKNHEQKEPIPLACGCPGSMVKTLQINECTAEFVQQKLQPQLRNWPIQISLLPLKAPYYQGANLLVAADCCAYAYAGFHNDFIKGHTVAIGCPKLDNAGGYKDKMTAILSKNDIRSITIAYMEVPCCTGLVKLMAEAVKESGKNISVRTLKIGIQGQIIS comes from the coding sequence ATGAAAAGGAAAATTATCAAAATCAATGAGGAACTATGTGATGGATGCGGCAACTGCGTTAGTACATGTGCTGAAGGTGCCATAGAGATAGTCAATGGAAAAGCAAAACTGGTTAAGGAAGATTTTTGCGATGGGTTTGGTGATTGTATTGGCAAATGTCCAACTGGGGCATTAATTATAGAGGAACGTGAAGCAAAGCCATTTGATATTGATGCTACAAAAGAATATCTTTATAAAACAAAAGGAATAGAAGCGGTATGGAGAATGGAAGAAGCCCAGAAGAACCACGAGCAAAAAGAACCTATACCTTTAGCTTGCGGATGTCCCGGTAGCATGGTTAAGACATTACAGATAAATGAATGTACTGCTGAATTTGTTCAACAGAAATTACAACCTCAACTTAGGAATTGGCCTATTCAGATAAGTTTACTTCCGCTCAAGGCACCTTATTATCAAGGAGCAAATTTACTTGTAGCAGCAGATTGCTGTGCATATGCATATGCAGGATTCCACAATGATTTCATTAAGGGTCATACCGTCGCAATCGGATGTCCAAAACTTGATAATGCAGGTGGATATAAAGATAAAATGACTGCCATTCTGAGTAAAAACGATATCCGTTCAATCACGATTGCGTATATGGAAGTTCCCTGCTGCACTGGACTTGTCAAATTAATGGCGGAAGCGGTAAAAGAATCAGGCAAGAATATTTCTGTAAGAACATTAAAAATCGGAATCCAAGGGCAAATAATTTCTTAA
- a CDS encoding Crp/Fnr family transcriptional regulator — protein sequence MDIRHFLSGIFLFNSFTEKEIDLIEPFLFLKNVQKGEQIFLEGAEATAFFIVVSGKVKIYKLSPDGKEHTLHIQVPGDLVAEAAIFDSMVYPASCVAIENSTLIRVPKEGLNKLIKKHPEVALKMMSGYSRRLRQFVAKIEELSLKDIKTRLADYLLKNSTLENGITLCRLTYSKKELASVLGTIPETLSRALAFLKQKNLIIEENNTIIIPDPEKLRTFSLLT from the coding sequence ATGGACATACGCCATTTTCTATCCGGTATCTTCCTATTCAATTCATTCACGGAAAAAGAGATCGACCTCATCGAGCCATTTCTCTTTTTGAAAAATGTTCAAAAAGGTGAACAGATCTTTTTAGAAGGCGCAGAGGCTACTGCATTCTTCATCGTTGTTTCAGGAAAAGTTAAGATTTATAAGCTTTCTCCAGATGGCAAGGAACATACGCTACATATACAGGTTCCGGGAGACCTTGTTGCAGAGGCAGCGATATTTGATTCCATGGTTTATCCGGCATCCTGTGTTGCTATAGAGAACTCAACTCTCATACGTGTTCCAAAAGAAGGATTGAACAAACTCATAAAGAAACACCCCGAGGTTGCCTTGAAGATGATGAGCGGATATTCAAGGAGGTTAAGGCAGTTTGTTGCAAAAATCGAGGAACTTTCCCTCAAAGACATTAAAACAAGGCTTGCTGATTACTTACTAAAAAACAGCACCTTAGAAAACGGCATAACACTCTGTCGGTTAACCTATTCCAAAAAAGAACTCGCATCTGTGCTCGGGACAATACCTGAGACGCTTTCACGGGCACTTGCCTTCCTGAAACAAAAGAATCTTATCATTGAAGAAAATAATACCATCATAATCCCTGATCCAGAAAAACTTAGGACATTTTCTCTCTTGACTTAA
- a CDS encoding lactate utilization protein produces MNFDEILTLRKVFKSVKERQKKNILPDFGEKVKKLRAVRALSVGNNELLNNAVRRMEENGIKVFHAKGRDDAIRIIVREIGDEKLVVKSKSNVTRELDLGKELESKGVKVIETDIGDRIAQILQCKPSHPTGPVAHISTKTIAAGLAEHYGITSSEDPQDIVGFLRDEICSYIEKAHVGITGANALTAEEGSVVIAHNEGNIFEVLRKRKHIIVTAIDKIYPNIEDAINMLKVICFNATGSWIPSFIEIISGVSKTADIEKKFIKGIHAPGEIVLILVDNKRTEIIQKGYKEILTCIDCGNCLLHCPMYNTVGNYFACGKNLGGKGIALSFLSDEEVEKKLELCLTCGHCRRNCPLEIDIPSIIRSLRSDNIPTEVYYFLKSHLFWLYYNLRLKLNQL; encoded by the coding sequence ATGAACTTTGATGAAATACTGACTTTGAGAAAAGTCTTCAAATCAGTGAAGGAAAGACAAAAAAAGAATATCCTGCCCGACTTTGGAGAAAAGGTGAAAAAGTTAAGAGCAGTTCGGGCATTATCTGTGGGCAATAATGAACTGTTAAATAATGCAGTAAGACGGATGGAGGAAAATGGCATAAAAGTATTTCATGCAAAGGGACGAGATGACGCTATAAGAATTATTGTCCGGGAGATTGGAGATGAAAAACTGGTGGTGAAATCGAAATCAAATGTAACAAGAGAACTTGATCTCGGGAAAGAGCTGGAATCAAAGGGAGTTAAGGTCATAGAGACGGATATAGGGGACAGAATAGCCCAGATTTTGCAATGCAAGCCTTCACACCCCACAGGTCCGGTAGCGCATATATCAACAAAAACAATAGCAGCAGGACTTGCAGAACATTATGGTATAACTTCAAGTGAAGATCCTCAAGATATCGTCGGATTCCTTAGAGATGAAATATGCAGTTATATCGAAAAGGCTCATGTGGGAATAACCGGAGCTAATGCTTTGACAGCAGAAGAGGGCTCTGTAGTTATTGCCCATAATGAAGGTAATATTTTTGAAGTCTTGAGAAAGAGAAAGCATATCATAGTTACCGCGATCGATAAAATATATCCGAACATTGAAGATGCCATTAACATGCTTAAAGTTATATGCTTCAACGCAACAGGCTCATGGATACCCTCTTTTATTGAGATAATCAGCGGTGTAAGCAAAACAGCGGATATTGAGAAAAAATTTATCAAAGGAATTCATGCCCCCGGCGAGATAGTGCTTATCCTTGTTGATAACAAAAGAACAGAAATTATTCAGAAAGGGTATAAGGAAATCCTGACATGTATTGACTGCGGAAATTGTCTTCTCCATTGTCCAATGTATAACACCGTCGGAAATTATTTTGCATGTGGAAAAAACCTCGGAGGAAAAGGAATAGCATTAAGTTTTCTCTCTGATGAGGAGGTTGAAAAGAAACTCGAACTCTGCCTTACATGCGGACATTGCAGGAGAAATTGCCCTCTGGAGATTGATATACCCTCAATCATCCGGAGTTTGAGAAGTGATAACATACCTACTGAGGTTTATTATTTTCTAAAATCCCATCTTTTCTGGCTTTATTACAACTTAAGATTAAAATTGAATCAGCTATAA